Proteins encoded in a region of the Benincasa hispida cultivar B227 chromosome 2, ASM972705v1, whole genome shotgun sequence genome:
- the LOC120072089 gene encoding uncharacterized protein LOC120072089, protein MGSLVQLLASDKLTRDNYVMWKSNLNTILVIDDLWFILTKEYPLVPGSNANLNVRNAYERWIRANEKARAYIIANISDVLAKKNESMNTTKEIMESLHGLDNLPSP, encoded by the coding sequence ATGGGTTCTTTAGTACAACTACTGGCTTCTGATAAACTTACTAGGGATAACTATGTTATGTggaaatcaaacttaaatacaataCTGGTGATAGATGACCTATGGTTCATTTTAACAAAGGAGTATCCTCTCGTTCCTGGCTCAAATGCAAACCTAAATGTTCGGAATGCATACGAAAGATGGATCAGGGCTAACGAGAAAGCCCGTGCCTATATCATTGCCAACATATCTGATGTATTGGCTAAGAAAAATGAGAGCATGAATActaccaaagagattatggaatctttgCATGGTTTGGACAACCTTCCTTCTCCCTAA
- the LOC120072088 gene encoding uncharacterized protein LOC120072088 — MWACKRLNFDLASAGKVRKLQLNQLVEWRKDTYENAKIYKERTKKWHDDRINNRMFVEHVLLFNARLRLFPGRLKSRWSGPFRIKTIFSHDAVELTTEDRNNAFKVSGQRIKHYYRGDVDQRMETIDLGKQD; from the coding sequence atgtgggcatgcaagaggCTGAACTTTGATCTAGCAAGTGCGGGGAAAGTCCGGAAGCTGCAACTAAACCagttggtcgaatggcgaaAGGACACGtacgaaaatgccaagatctataaggagagaaccaagaagtggcatgatgACCGCATAAACAACCGCATGTTCGTCGAACATGTATTATTGTTTAATGCACGTTTGCGATTGTTTCCAGGGAGgttgaagtctcgctggtctgggccattccgcATCAAGACTATATTTTCCCACGAcgcagtggaactaacaactgAAGACAGAAACAACGCATTTAAAGTCAGTGGTCAACGAATTAAGCATTACTACAGGGGCGATGTGGATCAACGCATGGagaccattgacttgggcaagcaggattaa